One Desulfuromonas sp. genomic window, CGATCTATACCGAAGGATCGAGATAGAGCATCCGGTTACAGTGCGGACAATCTATAATTTCGGTCGCAGTGAACAGACTGTTGAACAGCTGTGGCGGCAGATGCATATGACAGCCGAGGCAGGTGCCTTCGCGAGCCTCCACGATCGCAACACCGGCCCGCCGATCAAGCAACATCTCATATCGCCTGCGCAGTGACGATGGCAGTTTTTCGAGAAATCCATCCCGCTTGTCATCACCGGCTCCGAGGAACTGGTCATACTCTGCAATCGCTTCGGCGATCTCCGACTGACGACCCTCGACGCTGCTCTGCAAGGTTGAAAGTTCACCCATCTTTTCATCACGATCGTCTGCCAGCGCCGAGATCTGCTCTTCGATCCTGTCGATTCTATCCTGGATATCCTTATTCATCTTTTTGGCTGAATCGACCTCTTTCAGAAGAGCGACATACTCTTTCTGGGTTTTGATGGTCGGCAGGCGTTCCTCGGCCCGCTTGATATTCGCCTCTTCGACCAGAAGGTCCTGCGCCAGATCCTTGCGCTGGGCCTCAAGCCCCTCAATGTCGCCATTGAGGCTGTCAACCATTTCCTGGATCTTGTCGAGATCAGCAGTTATGGTCGACTGCTCTGCGACAAGGGACCCCTTCCCTTTCCGTTTTTCGATAAGTTCCAGATCAAGTTCCTGCAAATCCCGTAACAGTTCCAACTTTTCTTGCACGTTTTTACCTCCTGAAGCATTTCTGCTGATTTAGTCTTTTTAAACGATGGCGAACGGATCCCGCGCTCCCTGAAGAGGCAGAATATCGATTTCGAATCCCTTTTCCCTGGTTAATTTACGCAACAATTCGGTCAGCTCTTCAACCATTATTATTTCGGTAGCAAAATGTCCGGCATCGACCAGGGCAACGCCGAGGGCTTCGGCGATTAAAGCGTCGTGGTACTTGACATCACCGGTCACCAGAACATCGGCACCCTGGCGCGCCGCTGCCGCCAGCAGTGATGCGCCGCTGCCACCGCAGACAGCAATCTTCTCAACCAGCCGTCCGGCATCGCCAACGACCCGGACGTGATCAGCGCCGAGCGCCTGCTTCACCCCATCGGCAAAGCGCCCGAGGGTCGCAGGTTTCTCGAGTCGACCAATGCGGCCGAGCCCGACATCCGGTCGACCGTTGACGAGCGGAATAATATCGTAGGCGACCTCCTCGTAGGGATGAGCCTTCGTCATTTTCGCAACAACCCGCCCCAGTTTATCTTTCGGCACAACCGTTTCGAGCCGGAGCTCCGGGACCTCTTCACTCTTCCCCCGATCGCCAATATACGGATCGGTTCCGTCACCCGGCCGGAACGTACCAACACCTTCGGTCCGGAAGGAACATTGATCGTAGTTTCCGATCTGGCCACCACCGGCACTGAAAATCGCCGAAGCAACCGCCTCCCGATGATCTACGGGAACATAAACAACCAGCTTGCAGAGAAGGCCCTCGGGCGATTCCAGGGGAACCGTCGTCTCGACGCCGAGCCGCCCGGCCAGCCAGTCGTTGAGCCCGCCATGGGCCCGGTCAAGGTTGGTGTGGGCCGCGAGAATGGCAAAATCTTCGCGGATGGCCCGGATCACCAGTTTGCCGGTCTGGTCATTCGGCGTGATCTGCTGCAAAGGTTTGAAGATCAGCGGGTGGTGACAGATCAGCATTTGAGCGCCGGCAGCAATCGCTTCATCGAGCGTTGCTTCGGTCGGGTCGAGCGCAATCGCAATCCGGGCGACCTCGGATGCCGGGTCACCGACCTGAAGGCCGACATTATCCCACTCTTCCGCCAGCGATGCCGGGCAGACCGCGTTGACCAGTCCGAGGATATCCTGTACGCGCGCTTTTTTGTTCGATGCCATAACGACCCCAAAAAAAAGAGTGCAACCCTGTTTAGTTGCACTCTCCCTGTCTGATTTTGCTCAACTGTTCGTATGTATGAATGAGTCGATATCTCATTTTCTTAAATTGGTGGGCCCACCAGGATTCGAACCTGGGACCGACCGGTTATGAGCCGGTGGCTCTGCCAACTGAGCTATAGGCCCTGGTAAAGGTTTCAATTGTCTGTTTCCATCGACAGAAACGTCCAAGACTACTCGACAAAACTCTTGAGCCGCTTGGCCCGACTCGGATGACGGAGTTTGCGCAGGGCCTTGGCCTCGATCTGCCGGATCCGCTCGCGGGTTACAGCAAAATCCTGCCCGACTTCTTCAAGGGTATGGTCCGATTTTTCGCCGATGCCGAACCGCATCCGCAAAACTTTTTCCTCACGCGGGGTCAGGCTCGAAAGGACCGAAGAGGTCTGATCCGAGAGGTTCCCCTTGATAACCGCTTCAAGTGGTGTCACCACACCCTTGTCTTCGATAAAATCACCGAGCGAGGAATCTTCCTCTTCACCGATCGGCGTTTCGAGGCTGATCGGCTCCTTGGCAATTTTGAGAACCCGGCGCACTTTTTCCAGCGGCAGCTCCATTCGCTCGGCGATCTCCTCCGGGGTCGGTTCCCGGCCGATCTCCTGAACCAGCTGACGGCTGGTGCGGATCAACTTGTTGATCGTTTCGATCATGTGAACCGGGATGCGGATCGTTCTTGCCTGATCAGCAATGGCCCGGGTAATCGCCTGCCGGATCCACCAGGTTGCATAGGTCGAAAACTTATAGCCTCGCTGGTACTCGAACTTGTCAACCGCCTTCATCAGGCCGATGTTCCCCTCCTGAATCAGATCGAGGAACTGCAGACCACGGTTGGTGTATTTTTTGGCGATGGAGACAACCAGGCGGAGGTTGGCCTCGACCAGTTCCGATTTGGCCTGCTTCGCCCGCCATTCACCCCGCTGAACCTCTTTCAGAGATGCAAGGAGAGCTTCCGGAGAGAACCCCGATTCTTCTTCGATTTTCTTAAATTTCCGTTGGGCCGACTTGAGCCGTTTTTCAACCGAGAGAAGTGTTTCAGCCGGCTTGCCGACTTCCTTGACAATTTTTTTGGCTTCGGCGTCACTCTTGCGCATGCGGCGTAAAAGGGAACGGATATCCCTGGCCGGCACCCCGAGCTCCGCTTCACAGGAGTTGATTTCCGTCAAACCCTTCTTGACCTGTCGGGCCAACTCCTTGAGCCGATCGACAATCTTGTCAACCTGGTAATCCTTGAGCCGAACCTGACGCATCAGCTCGAACATCTCTTCCTTTATCTTGTCCGAGCGGGCAATCAGCCGCTTCTTTTTGTCCTTGTCTTTCTCGACGCGGATCTTTTCCTGCTGTTTCTGCAGCTTCTCGTCGCGATCACGAATCCCCTCCATCAGATCGAGCAGGCGGGTCCGCTGTTTCTCTTCGGCTTCGCTCCCCTCTTCGTCTTCATAATCTTTGGTGATTTCGGAGACCTTGATCTGCATTTTCTCGAGCCGCTCGCCAATCGAGAGCAGCTCCTTGACCGCAATCGGAGTCTTCATTACCACCCGGCCGACCAGGGCATCGCCCTCCTCGATCCGCTTGGCAATTTCGACTTCCCCTTCCCGGGTCAGCAGGGAGACCTGTCCCATTTCACGCAGATACATCCGGACCGGATCACTGGTCCGCCCGAGGGTTCCGGCTGCGAATTCGGTCTCCTCTTCTTCCTCATTGTCGGAAGAGTCGGAATCATTGTTCGCCTGATCGGACCGCAGATCGGCCCCTTTTTGTTCGCTGTCGACAACTTCGATATCCATTTCACCGAACATGCTCATCACATCTTCGATCTGGTCGGACGAAACCATATCGGCGGGCAGGACATCATTGACCTCATCATAGGTGAGATATCCCTTCTATTTACCGATATCAATCAGCTGTTGAACTTCTTCAATGCTGGTTTTCTTGGCCATTCAGAACAACCCCCACGCCGATTTTTGGCGAAAATTTACGAAAGTAAACTTTTAACGTAAAAAAGGAAATTTTCAAAGCTTTTTTTTCAATTTCTGGAATTCTTCAAGCTCCTCGTTAGTTATCTGCTGATCCGGTTTTTTGAGGCGCTGCTGCAATTCGCGATATCGCTTTTTGTCGCGGCCCTTGAAAAGGGTTTTTCGACACCCCTCAAAAATCGAGTCCGGGGAATCGGCAAGAGCGTCCTTGTCTTTGAGCAGCACCCCCGCCAGCAACCTGATCTGGTCGTCATTCAGTCTGTTTTGCAGGGCGTCGAAATCGACTTCGATCCCCTCATCGCCCAATGTAGGTATTAATTCGGCAATAGCAAGGTATTCCGGATCGATAAAATAATTGTCGACCCCCTCTTCAAGCACCCGCTGACATATCTCGGCATGCTCAATCATCAGACCGAGCACCCACCTTTGTGCTTTCAGTTCGAGTTGGTCTTCGGCCGGAGCTTCATCCTTCCGGGGCCGGGTCTGGGCTGCCGTGCTCGCCGTGCTCGGCGAGGTATCGCGGGCTTGCCGGGCCGCCCCGGAAGATCGGCTGAACTGACTCCGCAGACGGGCCTCATCGAGACCGGTCCGTTCCGACAATCCCTTGATATAAAGATCACGTTCAATATCACTTTTGAGCAGGCGGAACTTTTCGAGAATCTGTTCAACAGCCCGCGCTTTCCCTTCAATACCGTCACCATGTTCGCGCAGAGTGGTCTCGATAAAAAAATCGAGAACCGGTCGGGCCGCATCGAGCCGCGCCTGCATCTCGTCCGGACCTCTTGCTGCCAGAAACGAGTCAGGGTCCTCGCCGTCCCCGAGATCGACAACCGCCACCGAGAGCCCCTGCGGCAGTAGCACCTCCATCGACCGGAAGGTGGCAGCCAATCCGGCCTTGTCCTGGTCAAACAGAAGCAGAACCTTTTCGGCATAACGTTTCAGCAACCGGCCGTGTTCGCCGGTCAGCGCCGTTCCACAGGTGGCGACCGCATTGGTGAAATCGTTGCGAAAGAGCGCCATCTGGTCGAAATATCCTTCGACAACAATGCCGTATCCGGCCCGCCGCATCGCTTCCCGCGCCTGATAGAGACCGAACAGGATGCGGCTTTTATTATAGATCGGCGATTCCGGAGAGTTGATGTACTTCGGCAACGAATCATCGAGAACCCGGCCGCCGAAGGCAACCACCTGACCGCGCACATCATGTATCGGGAAAAGCAGTCGCTTGCGGAAGAGATCGTAATCACCGCGGCCCTCCTTGCCCTCGCGAATCAATCCGGTCTTGTCCCGAACCAGCTTGGGATCAAACCCCTTCTCTTCAAGATGTTTGACCAGAGATTCCCAGCTCTCCGGTGCGTAGCCGAGTTGAAAGGCCTTGACCGTCTCGGCGTCGTAGCCACGCTGCCGCAGATAACGGCGGGCAACTCCACCTTCGTCGGAGTCAATCAGGATCTGGTGATAGAACTCGGCCGCAACCTCATTGATCCGGGCCAATCGGTCGAATTCCTCACGCCGCTTCTCTTCGGCCGGAGTCATCTCCTCATCCGGCACCTCGACCCCGACCTTCTCACCGATCCGACGAACGGCCTCCGGAAATGACAACCCTTCTATCTGCATCAGGAAGGAGAAAACATTGCCACCGACACCACAACCGAAACAGTGAAAGATCTGGCGGGTGCTGTTGACATTGAACGATGGTGTTTTCTCGGAATGGAACGGGCAGAGACCCTGATTGTTGGCGCCGGAACGTTTGAGCGAGACATAGCTTGAGATAACCTCGACAATATCGGCCCGGTCACGAATCTCCTGAATAATCTCTTCCGAAATACGCCTGCTCATTTCGCTCTCATCTCCACGATCGTAACATTTTCTCCACCCTGATTCGGGCCGGCGCCATGGAATGCCGTCACTCCGCGATGAGCAGCAAGGTGCTCCCGAACCGCTTTGCGCAGGATCCCCTCACCGGAACCGTGGACCACTTCGACTTCACTGACTCCCTCAAGCAAGGCATCATCGAGAAAACGTTCGAGTTCCGGCACGGCAGCGTCAACCCGCTTGCCGACCAGCAGCAGTCGCGGGTCAAAGCGATCCCGTTCAACCTTGCCTCGCACTGTAGCAGTATTCTTCTTTGCGGCAAACCGTCGCGGCGAGTATTGTTCCACCTTGTCGAGGGTCAGACGCATTTTTTTGCCTTGAACATTCAGCTCGACCTTGTTGCCAGCAACCTCAACCACTTCGCCATCGACCCCGAGCGTTGCGACCTTCAGGATTTCACCCGGTTCAGTATTTTTAACCTGCTTTTTTGTTTCCGCTACCGGCTTCCGGGCCTGCTTAAGTTTTTCACCGACCCCCTTAACAGCCGAGACAACCTCGGCCTGTTCGGGTAGACGCTCGACCTGGTCGGCCCGCGACAGCAGCTCGCGAACTTCGCGCTCGGCTTCGCGAACCAATTGTTCACCTCGGCGCAAGGCCTTGTTGAGCAGCTCCGACTTCTGTTCTTCAACCTCGCGCAGAAGGGTCTTTCGCTTATTACGTTCGCGGCGCGCTGATTCGAGCTCGGCCGACGCCTCGCTCCGTTCGGCTTCAAGAACCCGGACCAGTTCGTTGAGGCGACTGATCAGCTCCCGACCTTCCTGTTCGCCGGTGCCAAGGTAGGACTCGGCGCGGGCGAGCACATCCTCCGGCAGACCATAATGCCGGGCGATGGTAAAGGCGCCGCTTTCACCCGGAATGCCGTAATGGAGGCGGTAGGTCGGACGCAGGGTATCGGGGTCAAACTCAACTGCCGCATTTTCCACATCGTCGTGCAGTTGAGCGTACCCCTTGAGCAGGTTGAGGTGGGTTGTCAGGACAACCTTGCTCCCCCGCTCACGCAGAGAGTCGACCGCCGCAATAATCAGGGCGGCGCCTTCGCCCGGATCGGTTCCGGTTCCCGCCTCGTCGAACAGGACCAGCGAGTCGTCATCCGCTTCTTTCAGAATCCGGCTGAGCCGGGTCAGGTGACCGGAGAAGGTCGAAAGGTGCTCTTCAATACTCTGCTCGTCGCCGATATCAGCAAAAAGTCGCGAAAAAAGGTGCAGGCGGCTGTCGGGATGACAGGGGACGGGCAACCCGGCCCGGAGCATCAGCAACAGCAGGCCGACCGTTTTCAGTGCGACCGTCTTGCCGCCGGTGTTGGGGCCACTCATGATCAGCACCGATCGATCGGCGCCGACCTTAAGATCGATCGGGACAACCGGGCCCGCTTCCGGTCGGCCATCAGAAGCAAACAACAGCAGTGGATGTACCGCGGCGCGTAAATCGACAATCGGCTCAGCAACCAGATGGGGCACCTGGCCGCCGCAGGCCCGGGCAAACTTTCCGGAGGCGACCCGCAGGTCGAGGTGGGTCAGGATCTCCTGGTTGATCAGGATCTGCTGCCGCTCCTCGGCAACCAGCCAGCTCAGCTCCTGCAGGATCCGCAGCTCTTCCTGCTTCTCTTCACTGAGCAGTGACTGCAGGCGATTATTCTTCTCAAGCGTCTGCTCCGGCTCGACAAAGAGGGTCTGTCCGGTGGCCGAGGTGTCATGGACAAACCCCCTGACCTGACCCTTGAAATCGGCTTTGACCGGGAGGACATAGCGGCCGCTCCGCTCCGTAACAATCCGGTCCTGCAGGGCGCCGCTGAAGCGCTCACTGTTGAGCATTTCTTCCATCTCCTGCCGTACCGACAGCCGGAGCGAATTGATTTCCCGGCGGGTGCGCGCCAGCTCGACCGAAGCGGAATCGAGGATGTCGCCCCTCTCATCGATGCAGGAGCGGATCGAAGCGGCGATACTGATCAGCGGATCAAGCTCATCGAGCAACGCTGAAAGTTCAGGAACGTTGTTAGGCTGCCGGAAGTATTGGCGGCACGACGCGGCGACCTCGAGTGACGAAAGAACCGCCTGCAGGGCTTCGACATCGAGCCAGGCGCCCTCGACCCGGAGTGCCGCGAGGACCTCCTTCAGATCGAACAGGCCGCCAAGCGATGGAGCCGATGATGTCTCGAGCAGGGTGACAACTTCGCTGACCTCGGTCAGAGATTGGCGGATCGCGGTATCATTATCGAGGGGAGCCAGAGCGAGCGCCCGATCACGTCCGGTGCCGGTCTGGGTGTAACCTGAAAGAAGCCGGACAATTTTATCGAATTCAAGAAGTCGCTCGGTTTCAGCCAGCATACCCTGCCTGCCATCCTCTCTGGTTGGTGAATCAGGAGCCCGGAAAAAGTTTCGAACTACCCCTGAATACTTTTTCGCCGAGCTGAACAAACGGCGGATTAAGAGCCGAATCTTTTAATGCCAGCTTCCCCCAGTCAGGAAGCGGACTGACCGAAAGCCCGAACATGACCACCGACAAAATCAGTGCTCCCTGGACCAGGCCGAAAATACCGCCGGCCACCCGGTTCAGGCCGCCGACATAGAGTAACTTGACATATCGCGAAAGCAGCATGCCGATCAGACCGAAAACAAGCAGTATGGTCAGGAAGATTGCCAGAAAAGCCAGAACCACACAGATCGATGCCGGCAGCTTGAACGCCGAAACCATCGTTTCGGCCAGCGGCCCATGAAAGCGGAACGCCAGCAGGGCCCCGACAACCAGGCCGACGAGCGAACAGAGTTCTTTCATCAGCCCGCGCAACAGCCCCTTGAGCAGAAACACTCCGATAACGATCAGGATCAGGACATCAACAAAATTCATCGGCGACGTTCTTGCGGTTATTGTAATTTAGCGCGGACGAGATCACTGACCAGCCGGCCATCGGCCTGACCCCTGGTCTTTTCGGTCAGAACCTTCATGACCCGCCCCATATCTTTCATGGAATCGGCTTCAAGGTCAGCCACAACCGCGTCGACCAGCGCCCTGACCTCCTCTTCCGAGAGTTGGGCCGGCAGTAACTCCTGGGCGATCAGCATTTCTCGTTCTTCGCCTTCGGCCATATCGGCACGATCATTCTTGCGATAGACATCGGCCGCTTCGCGACGCTGCTTGACAAAGCTGGAGAGAACCTCGATCACCGCGGCGTCATCAAGCTCTTCCCGTTTTTCGATTTCCTTGTTCCTGATCGCGCTGATCAGCATGCGCAGGGTCCCGAGACGTTCACTCTGCTTCGCCTTCATCGCTTCTTTCATCGCCGCGGTCATCTGTTCCTTCAGACTCATCTTCGACTCCTGTCAAATTTATTTATCGCGGTTCGCTTTCTCTTCCAGACCCGAAAGCCCGAACCGGCGCTGCAGCTCGTCGAGAACCTTCGCCGGCGGCAGATCGTAGTAGCCGAGCAGAACCAGGCTGTGGAACCAGAGGTCGGCCGTCTCGTAAATCACCTGGTCGAGCTCACCCGACTTGCCGGCCACCGCCGTCTCGGTCGCCTCTTC contains:
- a CDS encoding Nif3-like dinuclear metal center hexameric protein — protein: MASNKKARVQDILGLVNAVCPASLAEEWDNVGLQVGDPASEVARIAIALDPTEATLDEAIAAGAQMLICHHPLIFKPLQQITPNDQTGKLVIRAIREDFAILAAHTNLDRAHGGLNDWLAGRLGVETTVPLESPEGLLCKLVVYVPVDHREAVASAIFSAGGGQIGNYDQCSFRTEGVGTFRPGDGTDPYIGDRGKSEEVPELRLETVVPKDKLGRVVAKMTKAHPYEEVAYDIIPLVNGRPDVGLGRIGRLEKPATLGRFADGVKQALGADHVRVVGDAGRLVEKIAVCGGSGASLLAAAARQGADVLVTGDVKYHDALIAEALGVALVDAGHFATEIIMVEELTELLRKLTREKGFEIDILPLQGARDPFAIV
- a CDS encoding DNA primase, with the protein product MSRRISEEIIQEIRDRADIVEVISSYVSLKRSGANNQGLCPFHSEKTPSFNVNSTRQIFHCFGCGVGGNVFSFLMQIEGLSFPEAVRRIGEKVGVEVPDEEMTPAEEKRREEFDRLARINEVAAEFYHQILIDSDEGGVARRYLRQRGYDAETVKAFQLGYAPESWESLVKHLEEKGFDPKLVRDKTGLIREGKEGRGDYDLFRKRLLFPIHDVRGQVVAFGGRVLDDSLPKYINSPESPIYNKSRILFGLYQAREAMRRAGYGIVVEGYFDQMALFRNDFTNAVATCGTALTGEHGRLLKRYAEKVLLLFDQDKAGLAATFRSMEVLLPQGLSVAVVDLGDGEDPDSFLAARGPDEMQARLDAARPVLDFFIETTLREHGDGIEGKARAVEQILEKFRLLKSDIERDLYIKGLSERTGLDEARLRSQFSRSSGAARQARDTSPSTASTAAQTRPRKDEAPAEDQLELKAQRWVLGLMIEHAEICQRVLEEGVDNYFIDPEYLAIAELIPTLGDEGIEVDFDALQNRLNDDQIRLLAGVLLKDKDALADSPDSIFEGCRKTLFKGRDKKRYRELQQRLKKPDQQITNEELEEFQKLKKKL
- a CDS encoding endonuclease MutS2, with protein sequence MLAETERLLEFDKIVRLLSGYTQTGTGRDRALALAPLDNDTAIRQSLTEVSEVVTLLETSSAPSLGGLFDLKEVLAALRVEGAWLDVEALQAVLSSLEVAASCRQYFRQPNNVPELSALLDELDPLISIAASIRSCIDERGDILDSASVELARTRREINSLRLSVRQEMEEMLNSERFSGALQDRIVTERSGRYVLPVKADFKGQVRGFVHDTSATGQTLFVEPEQTLEKNNRLQSLLSEEKQEELRILQELSWLVAEERQQILINQEILTHLDLRVASGKFARACGGQVPHLVAEPIVDLRAAVHPLLLFASDGRPEAGPVVPIDLKVGADRSVLIMSGPNTGGKTVALKTVGLLLLMLRAGLPVPCHPDSRLHLFSRLFADIGDEQSIEEHLSTFSGHLTRLSRILKEADDDSLVLFDEAGTGTDPGEGAALIIAAVDSLRERGSKVVLTTHLNLLKGYAQLHDDVENAAVEFDPDTLRPTYRLHYGIPGESGAFTIARHYGLPEDVLARAESYLGTGEQEGRELISRLNELVRVLEAERSEASAELESARRERNKRKTLLREVEEQKSELLNKALRRGEQLVREAEREVRELLSRADQVERLPEQAEVVSAVKGVGEKLKQARKPVAETKKQVKNTEPGEILKVATLGVDGEVVEVAGNKVELNVQGKKMRLTLDKVEQYSPRRFAAKKNTATVRGKVERDRFDPRLLLVGKRVDAAVPELERFLDDALLEGVSEVEVVHGSGEGILRKAVREHLAAHRGVTAFHGAGPNQGGENVTIVEMRAK
- a CDS encoding colicin V production protein — its product is MNFVDVLILIVIGVFLLKGLLRGLMKELCSLVGLVVGALLAFRFHGPLAETMVSAFKLPASICVVLAFLAIFLTILLVFGLIGMLLSRYVKLLYVGGLNRVAGGIFGLVQGALILSVVMFGLSVSPLPDWGKLALKDSALNPPFVQLGEKVFRGSSKLFPGS
- a CDS encoding glutamyl-tRNA amidotransferase, which translates into the protein MSLKEQMTAAMKEAMKAKQSERLGTLRMLISAIRNKEIEKREELDDAAVIEVLSSFVKQRREAADVYRKNDRADMAEGEEREMLIAQELLPAQLSEEEVRALVDAVVADLEADSMKDMGRVMKVLTEKTRGQADGRLVSDLVRAKLQ
- a CDS encoding phosphoribosyl-ATP diphosphatase, producing MSETNKDILAALYEVIQQRKSADPESSYVSSLYAKGLDKILGKIGEEATETAVAGKSGELDQVIYETADLWFHSLVLLGYYDLPPAKVLDELQRRFGLSGLEEKANRDK